The following are encoded in a window of Persephonella sp. genomic DNA:
- a CDS encoding ferredoxin-type protein NapF, whose protein sequence is MSRKMDRRGFLKALPFIPTATIDEIKSPTERNEDIIRPPYSTDETDFSACAECSGSCVEACEEKILYRLKDGSPHIVYGDKGCTFCKKCAESCEFDVLSLENPERINVHVRIDIAKCMAWNGTMCFSCKEPCIDNAIKFEGIFKPQILPDVCTGCGFCLHVCPSGAIQVFPLKRGDNEEVV, encoded by the coding sequence ATGTCCAGGAAGATGGACAGGAGGGGCTTTTTAAAAGCCCTTCCTTTTATTCCAACAGCAACGATAGATGAGATTAAAAGTCCTACAGAAAGGAATGAAGATATTATCAGACCCCCTTATTCTACCGATGAAACAGATTTTTCAGCCTGTGCTGAGTGCAGTGGTTCGTGTGTAGAAGCCTGTGAAGAAAAGATATTATACAGATTGAAAGATGGTTCACCTCACATTGTTTACGGTGATAAAGGATGCACCTTTTGTAAAAAATGTGCAGAAAGCTGTGAGTTTGATGTTCTTTCCTTAGAAAATCCAGAAAGAATAAATGTTCATGTAAGGATAGATATCGCCAAATGTATGGCATGGAACGGAACTATGTGTTTTTCATGTAAGGAACCGTGTATTGATAATGCAATAAAATTTGAGGGTATATTCAAACCTCAGATACTTCCTGATGTATGTACCGGCTGTGGTTTTTGCCTGCATGTGTGTCCTTCAGGTGCTATACAAGTTTTTCCGCTAAAAAGGGGAGATAATGAAGAAGTTGTGTAA